The DNA sequence GGCGCGGTCGTTCTAACGGGGGAGGCGCACCCTCCCGGCATGACTGGGCACGAGTTACGCTGCGCTATTCCGTATAGGTATTCCCGGCTTCCCTGCCACTCCCACTCCTTCCCGCCCCCATGACTCCCACGCCCCTCACCGTCATTGACCTTCAGCCCGAAACCCACGGCGTTAGTCAGTACAAGAACATTCCCCTGTCGTTGGTCAATGACCACGTCGTGCGCCTGAGCGTGATGACCGAGCCCTTCTACTGGCACTTTCACCCCAACTCCGACGAAACGTTCCTGGTGCTGGAAGGCACCCTCTGCCTCGACCTGCCGGCAGGCCGCACCGTGGAGCTCACGCCCGGCCAGCTCTTCTCGATTCCGGCTAACGTGCCCCATTGCACCCGCCCCAAGAAAGGCCGCACGGTAAACCTCACCTTCGAGCGGGCCGATATCCAAACGGTAAAAACCGCGTAGCCCCAAGCCGGCGCCGGCCGGCTCCCCACTCCCCCGGAGAAGACGCCGGGGGGTGAGGTGCCCCGGCAGAACCGCCAAACCGCCCCCTTCACCGAAAAGCGCCCGGTTGAAGCCCGACAATTGTCTAGCTTTACCCCATGCGCACTGCTACGCCCTGGTGGAAAAACGCTTTGCTAGCCCTGCTAGTAGTCGTGGCCGCCTGCTCTTCCCCCGCCGACCAGCCCGCCCGCGCCCCCCAGCAAGACCCCACCACCGGCGAAGTCTACACCCCGCGCCGCGTCATGGTCGATGACTCCCTCATCCGGGGCCGCCTGCTCGACCGCAACGACTCGGTGCTGGTCGCTACCCGCCTGCAGTACCTGCTCCGGCTGCCCCGCCGCGCCCTCGACACCCTGGCGCTCGGTGAGCTGCTGGGCTGGGACTCGACCACCGTGCGCCGCCGCATTCAGGAGGCCCTGCCTTATAAAGATGCCTACGGCGTGGCCGTGCAGCTGCGCCTGACCAGGAAAGAAGCCGAGCGGGTGCGCCGCGACAGTAGCGCCACCGTGCCCCAGCTCACGCTTACCGAGCGGTACCAGCGCACCTACACCACCCCGGCCGGCGCCCCCGTGCTGGGCTACCGCAGCGCCGAGGCCCAGCCCTTCTTCCGCCAGGCCCGGCGCACCGGCCGGGGTCGGTTCTACCGCCTGCGCAACGGCGGCGTGGAGGCCTACTACAACGGCCTGCTCACCGGCCACCGCGGCTACCTCCACCCCTTACTCGACAAGCAAGGCCAGCCGCACGGCACCTGGGCCCAGGACACCGCCTTCCAGCAGGGCCAGGACCTGCACCTGACCCTCGACGCCAAGCTCCAGGCCTACGCCGAAAAGCTGCTCGGGGGCCGCAAGGGCTACCTGGTGGCCCTGGACCCGCGCACCGGCGAAATCCTGGCCTACGTCTCGGCCCCGGTGTACCCGGCCGCCACCCTCACCGCTCCCGACCAGGCCGGCATCCGCGCCGAGCTGCTCGACAGTGAGGACCTGCCCCTGCTCAACCGGCCCGCCATGCTGGCCAACCCGCCCGGCTCGGTGTTCAAGCTGGTGAATGCCGCCATTGCCCTGCAAATGCAGGCCAT is a window from the Hymenobacter aquaticus genome containing:
- a CDS encoding cupin domain-containing protein — encoded protein: MTPTPLTVIDLQPETHGVSQYKNIPLSLVNDHVVRLSVMTEPFYWHFHPNSDETFLVLEGTLCLDLPAGRTVELTPGQLFSIPANVPHCTRPKKGRTVNLTFERADIQTVKTA
- a CDS encoding peptidoglycan D,D-transpeptidase FtsI family protein — protein: MRTATPWWKNALLALLVVVAACSSPADQPARAPQQDPTTGEVYTPRRVMVDDSLIRGRLLDRNDSVLVATRLQYLLRLPRRALDTLALGELLGWDSTTVRRRIQEALPYKDAYGVAVQLRLTRKEAERVRRDSSATVPQLTLTERYQRTYTTPAGAPVLGYRSAEAQPFFRQARRTGRGRFYRLRNGGVEAYYNGLLTGHRGYLHPLLDKQGQPHGTWAQDTAFQQGQDLHLTLDAKLQAYAEKLLGGRKGYLVALDPRTGEILAYVSAPVYPAATLTAPDQAGIRAELLDSEDLPLLNRPAMLANPPGSVFKLVNAAIALQMQAIVPGSAFRCDQSLVSCVHHHPKATSLTKGLKYSCNPYFYQVMQSLINCVPDSLAQDTVAARHANLTQWRRYARSFGLDSVLGVDLPREAPGFLPTAAYYDKARRTRRWTYRSIYSLSIGQGEINLTGLQMANMAAIIANRGWYYPPHLVRGIGENGPLARFTRKRHTLIDSAHFEALIPGMVAVMQRGGTADASSLADVGITVAGKTGTVQNDEGDDHAAFVGFAPADHPKIAVAVYLENAGFGATAAAPCAVMVMEKHLRGYVAPKRKRWERRIMSRARQE